The following is a genomic window from Phycisphaeraceae bacterium.
GGTGGGGTGCAGCAAACCGAGGATCATTTTGATCGTTGTGGACTTGCCCGAACCATTAGGCCCCAGCAGTCCGAAGACTTCGCCGCGACGAACCTCCAGATCAATCGCGTCCACAGCCGTAACTCGATTGCGGAGCCAGAAATCTTTGAAGATTTTAGTGAGGCCTGCGCACCGGATCACCGCATCAGCGGTAGGTGGTGCCGGAATCGGCGCGGGTGTTGTGGTCAGTATCGCGGTCATTTCAGGCTCCGGCGGACAATCAGGCAACCTCCCCGGCACGTCGAGAGGGGAATGTGATCTCAATGGTCTTCATCGTTTTCATGTTGTTCAGCGGGCTTGGGCATGGGAGGGCCAGGGGGCTTGGCGGGGGCGCCGGTCCCCAGTTGCGTCGGAGCCTTCTTAGAGGCGTCCATCGCTGCCTGACGCTTGGCATCCTCGGCCTGTTTCATCCGATCTTCCTCACGCTTGCGGGCGACGGCTGGATCACGTCCGAGCCAGATTTCCAGTTGTCCCGGCGGGGCATACCAGGTCTCTACATCGCCGTTGAGGATCTCCGCTTTGGCCTCCTGCCAGATACGCGCCATCACGATTCGTTTTGCATCCGGGCTGTTTTTGTAAACATCAAACCATGTGCGGAAAATAGTTGCTTCACGTTCCACATCCGCGACCGCAGTTGATCGCGACGAGTTTGCTTCATTGATGACCTCTGCGACCTTGCCTGATACCGGCAGAGTTGGCCGCTGTGCAATCGGCACTTCGTGTGCATCAAGTGCTTTTGCGTATTCAACTTTCGCGGCATCAAGATCTGGGCCGGACTGTGCTGTTTGCATGCGTCTGAAGCGATCCCAGAGGTCATCAGTAGCTGCAAGATCCAACTTGTTGTTTTGCGCCCAGGCAGGTACTTCGAGCTGCGTAAATACCAGATCAAGTTGGGAATCAAGCTTCGCCAGCATCGCAGCGTCATTGGCGGTCGAAGCAAGATCGTATTGACGAATCATCTCAGACAGCGCCCCTTGGCCGGCTCCGGCGGTTTCCGACAACTTGGTGTTACGGTCAGCTGTGGCCATCTCAACCGCCTGGCCGCGCTGACTCTCAGCTGCTAATACCGCTTCGTATGCCTGCCTCACCGAGCCGGGAATGGTCGGCGTCTTGAGTGAAATGTCGTCCGTGATCACCAGTCCCGTGTGCATCTCGTCCAGCGTCGCCTGGGCATGCGTGCGGATGGCTGCTTTGTCGTGGGTTGATCGCATCACATCATCGAGTGTGGATTGCGCGATCGCGAGGACGACACCTTCCTCAGCCGCGGCGCGGACGAGATTATTTGCCGTCTCGTGATCACCCACATTCATCGCAAAGGCCACCGGATCCGACACGCCATAGGTCAGGGTCCAGCGGGCGTGGACAATGTTGGCGTCACCCGTCAGCAGTGAGCCATCCTTGTCCGGTTTGAGCGGCCGCGAGGGGGCATCAGCCGGTTGATTGGGTTGTTGTTCCCACCAGAATTCTTTCGACAAGGCAATCTGCTGCGACGAAGTCTTGATCAGAATGACTTCTTCGATGGGATAGGGAAACGCAAAATGCAAACCGCCAGCCTGAATAACTTGATCTCGTCCATCACCGACTACCTCGCCAAAACGCAGTCGAACAGCGACATAGCCGGAAGGGACACTGAAAACATTACTGAATAAATAGAACACAATCACCAACACCATGCCCCATTTCAGAACCGTAAAACTCCAACGCAGTGCGTCGGCCAGCGACTGCTGCGCGGGGTCCAGTTCTTCCGTTGCTATGACGCCGTGATCGTGGTGGTGATCGTGATCGTCGTCATGATCGCCGTGATCGTGATGGTGTTCGAATGGGTTGCGCGGCTTAGCCATAGTAGTGTTACGCGTGAGTGTCGTATTTTTGTTTACGGGCAGCAGTCGGGAGTCAGTGTCAGTTTATTGAGCGCAAGCCGGAGTAATTATTTGTTGGATGTTGATGAGCCGGGTTCGTTGCGGAACAGATCAAAGGGTCCGTGTGCATCAAGGACAAGTTGCGTATTCTTTTTCAGCACGGTCTTGAGTGTTTCGATCTGGGCGAGAAAGACCGCGAAGTTCTGATCCTGTTCAAAGACCTTGTAGGCTGCTGCCGCCTGTTGAATACCTTGGGCTCGGATTGACTCGGCACGTCGCTGGGCAAAGCTCAAGATAGTTCGTTGTGCGTTGTTGGCTTCACTGCGGATAGTGGCTGCGTCGGCGTTGCCGGTGGCGCGGGCAGTGGCGGCGAGACGTTCACGGGTTGAACGCATGCGGGCAAAGACGCTTTCAGTGACGCGCTCCGGCAGCACAATTCGCCGAATACCCACGTGCTCAACCGCGATGCCATAGGTCGGCTGGATTTGCGCCAACCGCTGACGGATCAGATTGAGTGCCTCGGCTTCGATGTTTGCCAACTGGAGCTGTTTGGCGTCGGTGTTGACCAGTTGATCGAAGCGGTACTTGCCGATGAGGCTGCGAATCTCTCGAAGCAATGTCTGAAGACGGCGCTCAGCATTATCAACGGTCTTGACGCTGACAAAAAAGGAGTAAGGGTCTTCGATACGCCAGACCAGATACGTCTTGGTGATGACGCTGTAGTTGTCAGCCGTCGTCTGTTCCTCTGACACGTCGTCCAGAATCTGGAGCTTTTTAGAAAACTTGTAGGGAGTCTGGATGGGTGAGGGCCACTTGAAATACAGTCCCGGCTTGTCGATGACACTGCCGGGCTGCGCAAGCTGGCCATCCGCGTTGCGGATCAACTTACCGTCAACCATCTGCGGCGGCTCAGCTTTGTCAAAAGTGGTGAGAACCGCTACTTCGTCGTAACGGACCTGGTAGGCGAACATATAAACCAGCAAAACGCCTACGACGATGATTCCAATGAGGATGGCAAGTCGATTTTTCATCTTCTGATTTCCATTCACCGGTTATGCCGGCGTCAGCTTCAAACTCCAACCTAACACTGCCGGTTAACCGGCGCGACTTATCACTTTGTTTTCATCAGGCTGTCAAGCGTGCTCTGTACGTCGGTCAGGTCGATACGAATAAGCGGCGACCGAAGCTCGCCGGAGCCAATCAGGATTTTTCGTGTGTCGGTGATTCCTTCCGCCAGCGCACGCAGATAAAGCCGGGTTCGATATAGCTGTGGTGACTGGTGATACGCGAGGAGTTCCGCATTGAAACGATCCGCTTTGGCGATTTCTCCGATCGCGCGTTCCCAGCGGTAAGAGCGAGCGTCGTAGATCAGCTCTGCAGCCTTGCCGCGGGCGTTTGTGAGCAGACGTTCGACTTCGACCTCTTTGGCGAGAACTTCAGCAGAGCGAGCTTTAATTTCATCTGGCTTAGCGCCGGGATTGGACGTCAGATCCGCCAGCCGTCGTTGTGCGGTTTCGAGATCGACAATCGCGCGGCTGATATTCAGGGCCTGATCGTGGGAGCCGGCCACCGCAGCGAGAGTCTCGGCAGCATCTTTTTTGGCGTCTTCGATAGTTCGCTGGCGATCCTGTAAAGCACCGATCTGCTGGTGAAATGCGCTGGCGACATCGCTTTCGGATGGAGGATGGATGCCCATGAAGCCGGCAAAAACCACCTCCAGGCCGAGCTTAGCTGTGTCAGCTTCGTGTTGAATACTCTGACGCAGGC
Proteins encoded in this region:
- a CDS encoding protease modulator HflC produces the protein MKNRLAILIGIIVVGVLLVYMFAYQVRYDEVAVLTTFDKAEPPQMVDGKLIRNADGQLAQPGSVIDKPGLYFKWPSPIQTPYKFSKKLQILDDVSEEQTTADNYSVITKTYLVWRIEDPYSFFVSVKTVDNAERRLQTLLREIRSLIGKYRFDQLVNTDAKQLQLANIEAEALNLIRQRLAQIQPTYGIAVEHVGIRRIVLPERVTESVFARMRSTRERLAATARATGNADAATIRSEANNAQRTILSFAQRRAESIRAQGIQQAAAAYKVFEQDQNFAVFLAQIETLKTVLKKNTQLVLDAHGPFDLFRNEPGSSTSNK